The following coding sequences are from one Kogia breviceps isolate mKogBre1 chromosome X, mKogBre1 haplotype 1, whole genome shotgun sequence window:
- the RNF113A gene encoding E3 ubiquitin-protein ligase RNF113A, giving the protein MAEQLSPGKTTDQVCTFLFKKPVRKGAAGRRKRPVCDQESGDSSSSSDEGNTVVRPEKKRATHNPMIQKTRGSGKQKAAYGDLSSEEGEGENEPESLGVVYKSTRSAKPVGPEDMGATAVYELDTEKERDAQAIFERSQKIQEELRGKEDDKIYRGINNYQKYMKPKDTSMGNASSGMVRKGPIRAPEHLRATVRWDYQPDICKDYKETGFCGFGDSCKFLHDRSDYKHGWQIERELDEGRYGVYEDENYEVGSDEEEIPFKCFICRQTFQNPVVTKCRHYFCESCALQHFRTTPRCYVCDQQTNGVFNPAKELIAKLEKHRAAEEGGASDFPEDPDEGPIPIT; this is encoded by the coding sequence ATGGCAGAGCAACTTTCTCCAGGAAAGACGACAGACCAGGTGTGCACCTTTCTTTTCAAAAAGCCTGTGCGAAAAGGGGCTGCAGGCCGCAGAAAGCGCCCGGTCTGCGACCAAGAGTCCGgagacagcagcagcagcagtgacgAAGGTAACACTGTGGTCCGCCCGGAAAAGAAGCGGGCGACCCACAATCCGATGATACAGAAAACCCGTGGCAGTGGTAAACAGAAGGCGGCTTACGGCGACCTGAGTagcgaggagggggaaggggagaacgAGCCCGAGAGCCTCGGCGTGGTCTATAAGTCCACTCGCTCGGCGAAACCCGTGGGGCCAGAGGATATGGGGGCGACCGCTGTCTACGAACTAGACACAGAGAAGGAACGTGACGCGCAAGCCATCTTTGAGCGCAGCCAGAAGATCcaggaggagctgaggggcaagGAAGATGACAAGATCTATCGGGGAATCAATAATTATCAGAAGTACATGAAGCCCAAGGATACGTCTATGGGCAATGCTTCCTCTGGGATGGTGAGGAAGGGCCCCATCCGAGCTCCCGAGCATCTGCGTGCCACCGTGCGCTGGGATTACCAGCCCGACATTTGTAAGGACTACAAGGAGACTGGCTTTTGCGGCTTCGGAGACAGCTGCAAATTCCTCCATGACCGTTCAGATTACAAGCATGGGTGGCAGATCGAACGTGAGCTTGACGAGGGTCGCTATGGTGTCTATGAGGACGAAAACTATGAAGTGGGAAGCGATGAGGAGGAAATACCATTCAAGTGTTTCATCTGTCGCCAGACCTTCCAAAACCCAGTTGTCACCAAGTGCAGGCATTATTTCTGCGAGAGCTGTGCGCTGCAGCATTTCCGCACCACCCCGCGCTGCTATGTCTGTGACCAGCAGACCAATGGCGTCTTCAATCCAGCGAAAGAATTGATTGCTAAACTGGAGAAGCATAGAGCTGCAGAAGAGGGTGGTGCTTCCGATTTCCCAGAAGACCCCGATGAGGGTCCAATTCCCATTACTTAA
- the NDUFA1 gene encoding NADH dehydrogenase [ubiquinone] 1 alpha subcomplex subunit 1, whose translation MWFEILPGVAVMAACLFIPGMATARIHRFTNGGKEKRVAHYSYQWNLMERDRRISGVNRYYVSKGLENID comes from the exons ATGTGGTTCGAGATTCTCCCCGGGGTCGCCGTCATGGCCGCGTGCTTATTCATCCCGGGAATGGCCACTGCACGCATCCACAGGTTCACTAACGGGGGCAAG GAAAAAAGGGTTGCCCATTATTCATATCAGTGGAATTTGATGGAAAGAGATAGGCGCATCTCTGGAGTTAATCGCTACTATGTGTCAAAG GGTTTGGAGAACATTGATTAA